Proteins encoded by one window of Haematobia irritans isolate KBUSLIRL chromosome 2, ASM5000362v1, whole genome shotgun sequence:
- the LOC142226882 gene encoding uncharacterized protein LOC142226882 yields the protein MASKFITLIGLLALSGSCMAGVATYAYNPLVKTYAAPLVATKTVVAPAVVKTEEVDPHPQYDFSYGVHDSISGDIKSQVESRDGGNVAGSYSLVDADGFKRTVTYTADDLNGFNAVVTREPLAHVVKTAAVAAAAPVVHAAPVVKTYAAAAPLVHAAPVVKTYAAAAPLVHAAPVVKTYAAAAPVFKTYTAAAPIVKTYSTSPFVHAAPVVKTYAAAAPLVHAAPVVKTYSSVTPVVHAAPVVKTYTHAAPIVKTYSSITPVVHAAPVVKTYSAVAPVVHAAPVVKTYSAAPVAFSTPFFRSAPVLQQFHQYPQQTSYFTSPVNVQTQEHHEQQQQANEQQQNSEQIENEPTPVEYPEQNQEQQQQQQFAEQQQQQQFEQQQFEAQQQQQFEAQQQQQQFEAQQQQQFAQQQQQQQEQQYSPYPQYEIPQQQFPIGQQQQQSQDNSEDSDVVEARSAPTEESEHNNSQQSENKAEASNTSTTTTTTTTTTTTAAPAPVNEEQKNSEEKKSA from the exons ATGGCTAGTAAA TTCATTACCTTAATTGGCTTGTTGGCCTTATCCGGTTCCTGTATGGCTGGTGTTGCTACCTATGCCTATAATCCTCTTGTGAAGACTTATGCTGCTCCTCTGGTAGCTACAAAAACTGTTGTAGCTCCCGCTGTCGTTAAAACCGAAGAAGTTGATCCTCATCCTCAGTACGATTTCTCTTATGGCGTTCACGATTCCATAAGTGGTGATATCAAGTCTCAAGTTGAATCACGTGATGGTGGTAATGTTGCTGGTTCCTATAGTTTGGTCGATGCTGATGGTTTCAAGCGTACCGTTACCTACACAGCTGATGATCTCAATGGTTTCAATGCCGTAGTTACACGTGAACCTCTTGCACATGTGGTAAAgactgctgctgttgctgctgctgctcctGTGGTTCATGCTGCCCCAGTTGTGAAGACTTATGCCGCTGCTGCTCCTTTGGTTCATGCTGCCCCTGTCGTGAAGACATATGCCGCTGCTGCTCCTTTGGTTCATGCTGCCCCAGTGGTAAAGACCTATGCTGCTGCTGCTCCCGTCTTCAAGACTTATACCGCTGCCGCTCCTATTGTAAAAACCTACTCCACTTCTCCCTTCGTTCATGCTGCCCCAGTTGTGAAGACCTATGCTGCCGCTGCTCCTCTTGTCCATGCTGCTCCGGTTGTGAAGACCTATTCCTCTGTTACTCCAGTTGTGCATGCTGCCCCAGTTGTCAAGACCTATACTCATGCCGCTCCCATTGTAAAGACCTATTCCTCTATTACTCCAGTTGTGCATGCTGCTCCAGTTGTAAAGACCTATTCCGCTGTGGCTCCTGTTGTACATGCTGCTCCCGTTGTTAAAACCTATTCTGCTGCTCCCGTAGCTTTCTCCACTCCATTCTTCCGTTCTGCCCCAGTTTTGCAACAATTCCATCAATATCCTCAACAAACCTCTTACTTCACCTCCCCTGTAAATGTACAAACCCAAGAACACcatgaacaacaacaacaagccaatgaacaacaacaaaattcggAACAAATTGAAAATGAGCCCACTCCAGTTGAATATCCAGAACAAAATCaagaacagcaacaacaacaacaattcgctgagcaacaacagcaacaacaatttgaacaacaacaattcgaagcccaacaacaacaacaattcgaagcccaacaacaacaacaacaattcgaagcccaacaacaacaacaattcgcccaacaacagcaacaacaacaagagcAACAATACTCCCCCTATCCCCAATACGAAATTCCCCAACAACAATTCCCCATTggtcaacaacaacagcaatccCAAGATAATAGCGAAGATTCTGATGTTGTTGAAGCCCGTTCTGCTCCCACCGAAGAATCTGAGCACAATAACAGCCAACAAAGCGAAAATAAAGCCGAAGCTTCAAACACCTCCACCACCACAACAACCACCACAACAACCACCACTACAGCTGCCCCAGCTCCCGTCAACGAAGAGCAAAAAAACTCTGAAGAGAAGAAATCAGCTTAA